In Gallaecimonas xiamenensis 3-C-1, the following proteins share a genomic window:
- the rplV gene encoding 50S ribosomal protein L22, giving the protein MEAIAKHRFARTSAQKARLVADQVRGLPVAKAIDTLTFSDKKAAGLVKKVLESAIANAEHNYGLDIDELKVAKIFVDEGPTMKRIMPRAKGRADRILKRTSHITVVVADR; this is encoded by the coding sequence ATGGAAGCTATCGCTAAACATCGTTTTGCCCGTACCTCTGCGCAGAAGGCTCGCCTGGTTGCTGATCAGGTTCGCGGTCTGCCCGTGGCCAAGGCCATTGACACTCTGACCTTCAGCGACAAAAAAGCTGCCGGTCTGGTCAAGAAGGTACTGGAGTCTGCCATTGCCAATGCCGAGCACAACTACGGTCTGGACATTGATGAACTGAAAGTGGCCAAGATCTTCGTTGACGAAGGTCCGACCATGAAACGCATCATGCCCCGCGCCAAAGGTCGTGCGGATCGTATCCTCAAGCGTACCAGCCACATCACTGTGGTTGTCGCTGACCGTTGA
- the rpsS gene encoding 30S ribosomal protein S19, translating to MPRSLKKGPFIDLHLLKKVEKAVESGDKKPIKTWSRRSMIIPNMIGLTIAVHNGRQHVPVYVSDEMIGHKLGEFAPTRTYRGHAADKKAKKR from the coding sequence ATGCCACGTTCTCTCAAGAAAGGTCCGTTTATCGACCTGCACTTGCTGAAGAAGGTAGAGAAAGCGGTGGAAAGCGGGGACAAGAAACCTATCAAGACTTGGTCCCGTCGTTCAATGATCATTCCGAACATGATCGGTTTGACCATCGCTGTCCATAATGGTCGTCAGCATGTTCCAGTCTACGTTTCCGACGAAATGATCGGTCACAAGCTGGGCGAGTTCGCGCCGACCCGTACTTACCGTGGTCACGCCGCGGACAAGAAAGCCAAGAAGCGTTAA
- the rplB gene encoding 50S ribosomal protein L2 has protein sequence MAIVKCKPTSPGRRHVVKVVNPELHKGKPHAALLDKKSKTGGRNNAGRITTRHIGGGHKQHYRIVDFKRNKDGVPATVERLEYDPNRSANIALVLYADGERRYILAPKGLQAGDKIQSGVDAPIKAGNTLPMRNIPVGSTVHAVELKPGKGAQIARSAGAYVQIVARDGAYVTVRLRSGEMRKVPADCRATVGEVGNAEHMLRQLGKAGAKRWRGVRPTVRGVAMNPVDHPHGGGEGRTSGGRHPVSPWGKPTKGAKTRKNKRTDKFIVRRRSK, from the coding sequence ATGGCTATCGTTAAATGTAAGCCGACATCTCCGGGTCGCCGCCACGTTGTTAAAGTGGTTAACCCTGAGCTGCACAAAGGCAAACCGCACGCCGCCCTGCTGGACAAAAAGTCCAAGACCGGTGGTCGTAACAATGCTGGCCGCATCACTACCCGTCACATCGGTGGTGGTCACAAGCAGCACTACCGTATCGTTGACTTCAAGCGCAACAAAGATGGCGTACCTGCCACTGTAGAGCGCCTGGAATACGATCCGAACCGCAGCGCCAACATCGCACTGGTTCTGTATGCAGACGGTGAGCGTCGCTACATCCTGGCCCCCAAAGGCCTGCAGGCTGGCGACAAGATCCAATCTGGTGTGGATGCCCCCATCAAAGCAGGTAACACCCTGCCGATGCGCAACATCCCTGTTGGTTCTACCGTGCACGCTGTCGAACTGAAGCCTGGTAAAGGCGCTCAGATCGCTCGTTCTGCCGGTGCCTACGTCCAAATCGTTGCTCGCGACGGCGCTTATGTAACCGTGCGTCTGCGTAGCGGCGAAATGCGCAAAGTGCCTGCCGATTGCCGCGCCACCGTTGGTGAAGTAGGCAACGCTGAGCACATGCTGCGTCAACTGGGTAAAGCCGGTGCCAAGCGCTGGCGTGGCGTTCGTCCCACCGTCCGCGGTGTGGCGATGAACCCCGTCGATCACCCGCACGGTGGTGGTGAAGGCCGTACCTCTGGTGGCCGTCACCCGGTATCTCCGTGGGGCAAGCCGACCAAGGGCGCTAAAACCCGTAAGAACAAGCGTACTGACAAGTTCATCGTACGCCGTCGTAGCAAGTAA
- the rplW gene encoding 50S ribosomal protein L23 has product MIREERILKVIRAPHVSEKSTMVAEKFNTVVLKIATDSTKAEVKAAVEKLFEVEVDAVRTVNVKGKTKRHGARFGRRSDWKKAYVTLKPGQEIDFGGAE; this is encoded by the coding sequence ATGATCCGTGAAGAACGCATTCTGAAAGTGATTCGCGCCCCTCACGTCTCTGAAAAGAGCACCATGGTTGCCGAGAAGTTCAACACTGTTGTGTTGAAGATCGCTACCGACTCTACCAAGGCCGAAGTTAAGGCTGCCGTAGAGAAGCTCTTCGAAGTAGAAGTGGACGCTGTTCGCACCGTCAATGTCAAAGGCAAAACCAAACGTCACGGCGCCCGCTTCGGCCGTCGCAGCGATTGGAAAAAAGCCTACGTGACCCTGAAGCCCGGTCAAGAGATCGACTTCGGCGGCGCTGAGTAA
- the rplD gene encoding 50S ribosomal protein L4, protein MELVLKDAQGALEVSEATFGRELNEALVHQVVVAYAAAARQGTRAQKTRSEVSGGGKKPFRQKGTGRARAGTIRSPIWRSGGVSFAAKPQNYEQKVNKKMYRGAIKSILSELVRQERLVVVENFAVSAPKTKELVAKLGELELKDVLIVTQEVDENLFLAARNLYKVDVRDVAGIDPVSLIAFDKVLMTAGAVKQLEEMLA, encoded by the coding sequence ATGGAATTGGTATTGAAAGACGCGCAAGGCGCTCTTGAAGTTTCCGAAGCTACCTTTGGGCGTGAGCTGAATGAAGCCCTGGTACACCAAGTAGTAGTGGCCTACGCTGCCGCTGCTCGTCAGGGTACCCGTGCTCAGAAGACCCGCTCAGAAGTATCCGGCGGCGGCAAGAAGCCCTTCCGTCAAAAAGGCACCGGCCGCGCCCGTGCCGGCACCATCCGCAGCCCCATCTGGCGCTCCGGTGGTGTGAGTTTTGCCGCTAAGCCGCAAAACTACGAGCAGAAAGTTAACAAGAAAATGTATCGCGGCGCGATCAAGAGCATCCTGTCTGAACTGGTTCGTCAGGAGCGCCTGGTTGTTGTCGAGAACTTCGCTGTCTCTGCACCCAAGACCAAAGAACTGGTCGCCAAGCTTGGCGAGCTGGAGCTGAAGGACGTGCTGATCGTGACTCAAGAAGTCGACGAGAACCTGTTCCTGGCGGCCCGCAACCTGTACAAGGTCGACGTGCGTGATGTAGCCGGTATCGACCCGGTATCTCTGATCGCCTTCGACAAGGTGCTGATGACTGCCGGTGCTGTGAAGCAACTTGAGGAGATGCTGGCATGA